A DNA window from Amphiprion ocellaris isolate individual 3 ecotype Okinawa chromosome 8, ASM2253959v1, whole genome shotgun sequence contains the following coding sequences:
- the smim29 gene encoding small integral membrane protein 29, producing MNSTTEPPPSIDGDVAVTYVLVPFLLITVLGIAAAVIMYIRRKRRIDRLRHQLLPVYTYDPSEELNEAEQEILWREEDTRIVQGWARSYQQRRPLLTKDVNA from the exons ATGAACAGTACTACTGAGCCCCCTCCCAGCATAGATGGGGATGTGGCAGTCACCTATGTGCTGGTGCCATTTCTCCTCATAACCGTTCTTGGAATAGCTGCAGCTGTG aTTATGTATATTCGTAGGAAAAGGAG AATTGACAGACTTCGTCATCAGCTGTTGCCGGTTTACACATATGATCCCTCAGAGGAGCTCAATGAAGCTGAACAAGAAATCTTGTGGAGAGAGGAGGACACAAGG ATTGTACAAGGCTGGGCCAGAAGTTATCAACAGCGACGCCCTCTTCTGACCAAAGACGTCAATGCTTGA